In the genome of uncultured Methanobrevibacter sp., one region contains:
- a CDS encoding methionine synthase → MKSTVVGSFPVEVKKDTSTKNKLLSALGAYDPFKQSIKDSVIAQLDAGVDIISDGQVRGDMVSIFTEFIPGMKIVDGNTEIISKIRKPTQEISIKDLQYAKKVMKDYYNGNIPEGCGVKGIITGPNTIVHSSRIQGFYKNKEDAIIDLAHSLKFEVEAIVKKVEPVYIQIDEPFLSTGMVDMKTAREAIDILHDGLDVPLAMHVCGILKDAFSDISRFNVEILDFEFAGNNVNLDVLEKNYSLVSGKKIGFGCVDSSVNTVDDKNDVDELVQKAIEIVGRDNLLLDPDCGLRRAPKDVAFDKLKLMNQIKDKYS, encoded by the coding sequence ATGAAATCAACAGTCGTTGGAAGCTTTCCCGTTGAAGTCAAAAAGGACACTTCAACTAAAAATAAATTATTAAGTGCTCTTGGAGCATATGATCCTTTTAAGCAATCCATTAAGGATAGTGTCATCGCTCAGCTTGATGCAGGAGTTGATATAATCTCCGACGGTCAGGTTAGAGGTGACATGGTTTCTATTTTTACAGAATTTATTCCCGGAATGAAGATTGTGGACGGTAACACTGAAATCATCTCAAAAATCAGAAAGCCGACTCAGGAAATTTCAATCAAGGACCTTCAATATGCAAAAAAGGTCATGAAGGATTATTATAATGGAAATATTCCTGAAGGATGCGGTGTAAAGGGAATTATCACTGGTCCAAATACTATTGTGCATTCCTCAAGGATTCAGGGATTTTATAAAAACAAGGAGGATGCCATAATCGATTTGGCACATTCACTGAAATTTGAGGTTGAGGCAATCGTAAAAAAGGTTGAGCCGGTTTACATACAAATCGATGAGCCGTTTTTATCCACAGGAATGGTTGACATGAAAACCGCACGTGAGGCAATAGACATTCTCCATGACGGTCTTGATGTGCCTTTGGCGATGCATGTCTGCGGTATTTTAAAGGATGCCTTCAGTGACATTTCCAGATTCAATGTTGAAATACTTGATTTTGAATTTGCAGGAAACAATGTCAATCTGGATGTTTTGGAAAAGAACTATTCACTGGTTTCAGGCAAAAAGATAGGTTTCGGATGTGTTGATTCATCAGTTAACACTGTTGATGATAAAAATGATGTCGATGAGCTTGTCCAGAAGGCCATTGAAATAGTCGGAAGGGATAATCTGTTGCTTGATCCGGACTGTGGTCTTAGAAGGGCACCGAAGGACGTTGCATTCGATAAGCTTAAACTGATGAACCAGATTAAAGATAAATACAGCTAA
- a CDS encoding DUF1894 domain-containing protein — translation MSFCLDTYLQQSDNYEIHASKAGFKDCAMIIRFKADDLVYIKPGDEVLGVRVIGIPPIPIGFDHEKGTVFLPYTKPCHGTSVVELPIDEEEVEKIRKLDTGKGK, via the coding sequence ATGTCTTTTTGTTTAGATACTTACTTACAACAGTCTGACAATTATGAAATCCATGCCTCAAAAGCAGGTTTTAAGGACTGTGCAATGATTATAAGATTCAAGGCTGATGATTTGGTCTACATCAAACCTGGTGATGAGGTGTTGGGTGTTCGCGTCATTGGAATTCCTCCGATACCAATAGGTTTTGACCATGAAAAGGGAACCGTGTTCCTGCCTTATACAAAACCTTGTCACGGAACTTCCGTTGTGGAATTGCCGATTGATGAGGAAGAAGTTGAAAAAATCAGAAAACTCGACACCGGTAAAGGCAAATGA
- a CDS encoding DUF1890 domain-containing protein → MKALVLLGCPETPSQTPLAVYVFNKLTNLGYDTTIAANPAAKKLVKISDPEDYYHLNLVDLERLLGDINPGDFDLLVGFVHKDAAASFFVTFEQILQCKSLALVFSRDADEVAEFVSMIEESGSDASIAAVRAFHNPSPIKVKFDRAIKEME, encoded by the coding sequence ATGAAAGCTTTAGTATTACTTGGATGTCCTGAGACTCCATCACAAACTCCACTGGCAGTTTATGTTTTTAACAAATTGACAAATTTAGGTTATGATACAACAATTGCGGCAAATCCTGCGGCTAAAAAACTGGTTAAGATATCTGACCCTGAAGATTATTATCATTTGAACCTGGTTGATTTGGAAAGACTTTTAGGTGATATAAATCCGGGTGATTTTGATTTGCTTGTAGGTTTTGTTCACAAGGATGCGGCAGCATCATTTTTCGTAACATTTGAGCAAATATTGCAGTGCAAATCTCTTGCATTGGTATTTTCAAGAGATGCCGATGAAGTTGCGGAATTTGTCAGTATGATAGAAGAGAGCGGAAGTGACGCAAGTATTGCAGCCGTTAGGGCTTTCCATAATCCTTCACCGATTAAAGTTAAATTTGACAGAGCAATCAAGGAGATGGAATAA
- a CDS encoding zinc ribbon domain-containing protein encodes MTRFCPNCGEPLKEDALFCANCGEQVSPKKSFRNYLILAAIVVILVVGVSAIFLTNQTQTVTVDNVQFKIPSDYEKEPLRTDVNFDKNVKSSSMGWSNDKHYIEIGVSRTPGEGVNSEKVAAGLGGTPTKMLGYSGYLLEFENEGYAFIFGLRDEVVMVYVNDYDAFGDVGVVGQI; translated from the coding sequence ATGACTAGATTTTGTCCAAATTGCGGTGAGCCATTAAAGGAGGATGCCTTGTTTTGTGCCAACTGTGGTGAACAGGTTTCCCCAAAGAAATCTTTTAGAAACTATCTGATTTTGGCAGCCATTGTTGTCATTTTGGTTGTAGGTGTATCAGCTATTTTTTTAACCAATCAGACTCAAACCGTTACCGTTGACAATGTGCAATTTAAAATTCCCTCAGATTATGAAAAGGAACCCTTAAGAACAGATGTTAATTTTGATAAGAATGTCAAGTCAAGTTCCATGGGATGGAGCAATGACAAGCACTATATAGAAATTGGTGTTTCAAGAACTCCTGGTGAGGGTGTAAACAGCGAAAAGGTCGCAGCAGGTTTGGGCGGAACACCGACTAAGATGTTGGGATATTCAGGTTATCTTTTGGAATTTGAAAATGAGGGTTATGCGTTCATTTTTGGTCTGAGGGATGAGGTTGTAATGGTATATGTCAACGATTATGATGCATTTGGCGATGTTGGGGTCGTTGGTCAAATTTAA